A stretch of DNA from Sphingomonas sp. SORGH_AS_0879:
AACTCCCCGCCCTGGTTCATGACGGTCAGCGGTCGGGTGTCCGGTGCGGAGAAGGGCACCGACGACAATCTGCGCCCCGGCCAGGAACAGGCTTTCGCCACCTATCTGGTGCGCGTCACCGACGAGTTGCAGCGGCGGCACAAGCTGCGCTTCCGCACCCTGTCACCGGTCAACGAACCCAACACCGATTACTGGTTCACCGCCAATACGCAGGAAGGCGCGCATTGGTCGCCCACGCGCCAGGCGCAAATGATCGACGCCACCGCCGCCGCGCTGAAGGCCAAGGGGCTGTCCACCGTCATCGCCGCGCCGGACGAAACCGCGTCCCATCTGTTCGTCGAGGATTGGGCCGCCTATCCTCCGGCCACCCGCGCGGCGATCGGGCAGCTCAACGTGCACAGCTATGGCACCGTCCACCAGACCGCGGTGCGCGATATCGCCCGCGCCTCGGGCATCAGGCTGTGGATGAGCGAGAACGACACGCCGCTGTCACGCGATCCGGAGGATTTCACCGGCATGGCGACGCCGCTGGCCTTTGCCGAGCATGTCGTCGGCGATCTCAAGCGGCTGGAACCCGCCGCCTGGGTCTTCTGGCAGGCGATCGAGGATCTCAGCGCCCGCAAGGGCGAGAAGGGCTCCAACTGGGGGATCATCAAGGCCGACCTGATGGGCGCACCCGACCAGCCCCATGCCATCCACGTCACCGGCAAATATTGGGCGATGGCGCAGTTCAGCCGCTATATCCGCCCCGGCGACCGGCTGGTGCCGGTGGATGATATGGACACGGCGGGCGCATTGTCGCCGGATGGGCGGCGGTTGGTGCTGGTCCATGTCAATCCGGGGCTGTCCTCCCGGCCCTTGAGCATCGCGGTGCCGGGCCGGTGGCAGAAGCGGATGATCGTGACCGACGCGGAACATAAGGCAGCAGCGGTGGCGGGTGAAGTGGCGCCGCCCCGGTCGATCGTGACGTTGATTCTGACGCGGTGAGGGTGGGGCGTGGCCTTCGACTTCGCTCAGGCTGAAGGGGTCTTGGTACGATACAAATACCCAACAGCCGTTCAGCCTGAGCGTAGTCGAAGGCCAAGGGAATCCCTCACATCCCCGCATCGGGATCGGTCAGCCCGATCATCCGCCGCCCCGCGCGCCGGGCGAAGTTGAGCGTCGCCTTCTTCCGGATATGCACGGGCAGGGGCACGCTATGCGCTTCCCGCACGATCGCGGCGTCATAGCGGTCGGCGACGATGATCCCGGTCCGCTCGGGCAGGAAGGCAGCGCTTTCCAGGGGAGACCAGTCGAACCCGGCGGGCACGGCCCAGTAGAAGCGGTCGCAATGCGCCAGATAATCGGGCCATTTCCCGTCGCCCAGCATGTCGGCACGCGACACCTTGATCTCGACCACCACCACCCCGCCCCGCGCGTCCAGCGCCATCAGGTCGGCACGGCGACCGCCGTCCAGCGACACTTCGGGAATGGCGATCAGGTCGTGGCGGAGCAGCATCCGGGTAACGCCCCGCGCGACATCGGCGGCGCAAAGCGGTGAGTCGGGGTCCTCGACACACGAAGCGGGCGGCATGTCCAACATACCGCCCGCTTAGAACGTTTGACGAACAAAGCAAAGCCCCGGAGCGGGGCTGGATCGTCAACGATAGAAGATGTGATTGCCGATCGCGGCGACCTTCTGCACGCGCACGCCCGGACGATTGCCGGGGGTGTTGAAGTACAGCGCCTTGCCGGCGGTGCTGTCCCAGGCCTGGGCCAGGGCGACCTTCGCCACCGCGACGGCGGTGCGATAGGCGCTGCGCGAAGGGCTGACCGACGGGATTTCACCGTGGCGCACGAAGCTGAACTGGCCGCGCTGCTTGATGACGTCGCACACGCCCGTGGGGAAACGGCCCGACTTGGTGCGGTTCAGGATCACCTGCGCCACGGCCAGCTGACCGCTCAGCGGTTCGCCCTGCGATTCGAAATAGATGGCACCGGCGAGACAGCGGAGCTCTTCGCTCGACGCCATGTCGTCCTGGGCCGCAACCGCTTCGGCCAGCGACTCGAAATCGCCGTCTTCATCCGTATCCGCTTCGGAAACTTCGGAAAAATTGGGGAGCGGGGACATGGTGGCCCGGGCGCTCATGGGAACCATCGGCAGATCCGCCGCGTTGATCCCGGAAACAGCCATCGTCGTGACCGGTGCAGCACCGCCCGCAGCATTGGCGGCCACATTGGCCAGGCTGGGGGTGCTGGTGGCGAGAAGACCCGCCAGGGAAAGAGCCATGGCCGCAGACGCCGCGACTCGTTTGAAAACCGTCATTCACTCAAACAGACATGCGGTTGGATCACGGACCCGAGCATATGCCCCATGGGCGCTCGTCCGGGCTTCCCCCCGACTGCGTAACCGACCGGATCGCACCCGGATCGACACAACGCGAATTTAAGACCGGGCGCTCGTGGCCGATATGGCCCCGTTCGTCAATCGTTCAGGATCGTTTCAGCGGTGAACCGTTCCGCCGCAGCGCCGTCCAGTTCCACCACCCACAGGTCCGGATCGCGCGATCGCCGCCGCTGCCAATAGCCCGCCACATCCTCGCGCGGGGTGGAATCGATCAGCGCGATGCGCCCATCGGGGCCGATCCCCCGCTCCAGCACGCGCTCGGTCCGGTCGGGGCCGATGGCGATCACCAACAGGCCCCCGGCCTGCGCATCGCCCTTGGCGAGCACCATGCCCATGCCCCCGCTGTCGTTCATCCGACGGAGCAGCGCCGTCACCAGCATCCCGGTCGGCAGGCGGCCGTTCATCGGCTTAGGCCGTCCGATAGCCGGGCAGTCCCGACAGCGCGATCTGCGAGCGCATGAAGGTGCCGGTGCCGCGCGCCACCTCTTCCCCGCTGGCGTCGATCAGCCGCGCATCGGCGACGAAGACCCGCCGCCGCCCGCTGACCCAGCGACCCTCCGCCATCACCTCGCCCGCCTTGATCGGGCGGGTCAGCAGCAGGTTGAACTGCGTCGTCAACAGGAAGCGGTCGGTGACCAGGCTGTTGCAGGCATAGAAGGCGGCATCGTCGAGCATCTTGAAATAGCTCGTGCCATGCGCCGCGCCCGCCGCGTGATAATGGCGCTCGTCCACCATGAAGCGGATGCGGGCGACGCCGGGCTCCGGGATTTCCAGGGTGGAGACGAACAGGCGGTTGATCGGAGCCTCGGCATAGAGGGTCTCCAGCGCCCGGAAATGCGCCGCCTCGCCCTCAGGCCGCGGCGTCACGCGCCTCGTCCTGGGTCAGAAGCGCCCAGATCGCGTCGGGCGATCCCGCCCCGCGCAGCTTGGCGACGAAGCCCTTGTCGCGCAGCCGCCGCGACACCCGCGCCAGCGCCTTGAGATGCGCCGAGCCCGCATCGGCTGGGGAAAACATCGCGAAGACCAGGTCGACCGGCATGTCGTCCACCGCCTGGAAATCGACCGGCTGCGCCAGACGCGCGAAGACGCCGATAATCTGGTCCAGTCCCGCCACCTTGCCATGCGGGATCGCAACCCCGCCGCCGAAGCCGGTCGAACCCAGCTTCTCGCGCTCGGTCAGGACATCGGCCAACAGCTTGGCATCCTGTCCCGCCGCGTCGGCGGCCGCGGTCGCCAGGGTTTGGAACAAGAGCTTCTTGTTGGAGGCGGATACACCCGCCAGCACCGTTTCATGGCGCAACAGATCACTGAAATCGTTCATGCTTATATCCGGTGCGCCCCCGCGCGGCCCGCCTATTAGCGGCCCGCGCGGAAGAACGATAGGGGTTATCCCGCCGGATTGGCCCTTTGCGGTTCGACCCAGCCGATGGTTCCGTCGCCCCGGCGATAGACCATATTATACGATCCGGTGCCCGAATTCTTGAACAGCAGGGCGGCTGTATTGCGCAGGTCGAGCATCATCACCGCATCGGACACGCTGGCATCGGGAATATCCACGCGGGTTTCGGCGATGATCAGGGGCGCATCGCCCGGCCTCGTCCTCGTCGACCTGCTCGGCGAACAGGGTATAGCCCGCATCATAGGCCCCGGCCTCGGCCAGTTCGATCGCCTGGCCGGCATTGCGATCCTTCAGGCGGCGGGAATAGCGGCGAAGCTGCTTTTCGATCTTGGCCGCCGCCCCGTCGAAGGACAGATGCGCGTCCTGCGCATCGTGGCGGCCCTTCATGACCAGGCCACGGGTCACGTGCATGACGATATCGCACTTGAAGCCGATATCGTGCGGCCCTTTGCCGAACGTCACCTCGGACGACATGGTGCGGGCGAAATATTTCTCGGCGATACCCTGAAGCCGGTCCGTCACATGGGTCCGCAGCGCGTCGCCCGTTTCGACCTGATGACCAGAAATCCGGATATCCATCGTCTTCTCCTCGATACACACTGATGGGACGGTCCTTTTGGCCTGTCCCGTGGCGTCAACCGGACGCCTCGGCCCCCCAAATCGGATCGGCGATCCCCTTAAGAAACGCAGCATGAGCGGCAAGTTCCGCCTCGCTGGGGCGGAAGATGCGCGGCGGGCGGACTTTGGCGGGCGCGCGGGCGACGATCACCGGCCCGGCCTCCCCCACCGTCTCGGCCAGCAGGCCCAGACCGATCTGCCGCCCGCCCATCAACTCGACATAGACCTGCGCCAGCAGTTGCGCATCGAGCAGCGCGCCGTGCAGCACGCGGTGCGACCGGTCGATGCCGTAGCGCGAGCACAGCGCGTCGAGCGTATGCTTCGCGCCAGGATGCTTGCTGCGCGCGATCGCCAGCGTGTCGATCATCCGCGTCTTTTCATCGACCGGCGGAAAACCCAGCGCGCCCAGTTCGCCATTGATGAAGCCGAAGTCGAAGGTGGCGTTGTGCGCGATCAGCGGCGCATCGCCGATAAAGTCCAGAAACTCGGCCACGCCCTCGGCAAAGACCGGCTTGTCCTTCAGGAAGGCGTCGGACAGGCCATGGACCGCCTGCGCCTCGGCGGGCATCGACCGTTCGGGATTGAAATAGGCGTGATAGGTGCGACCGGTCTCGACCCGGTTGACCAGTTCGACACAGCCGATCTCGACCAGCCGGTCACCTTCCGAAAATTTGAACCCGGTCGTTTCGGTGTCGAAAACGATCTCTCTCATGGACCGACTATCGGCCTTCCGATGCGCGCATGCAAGCGATCAGCCGTCGAACCTGTTGGCGGGTTTCGGCAAGCGGAATGTCGGTCGCGATGACGTGATCGGCGCGCGTCCGCTTTTCCGCATCGGGCATCTGGCGCGCGATAATGGCCTGAAACTTGGTCGAATTCATGTTCGGTCTTGCCAACACCCGTGCCTCCTGCACGGTGCGTTCTGCCGATACTACCAACACCTTATCCACAGTCTTATCACCGCCCGTTTCGAAGAGCAGGGGTATGTCGAGTACGACCAGGGGAGCGTCCGCATGGGCGGCCAGAAAGGCGGCGCGCTCGGCCTGGACGGCGGGGTGGACGATTCCCTCGAGTCGGCGCATCGCGGAATCGTCGCCCAGCACGGCCTGGCCCAGCGCGGTGCGATTCACCCCATCGGGTCCCGTGGTGCCGGGAAAGGCCGATTCGATCGCCGCGACCAGTTTTCCACCGGGCCCCTGCAAGCGGTGGACACAGGCATCGGCGTCGAACACCGGCACGCCTTCGTCGCGAAACATCTGCGCGACGGTGGACTTGCCCATGCCGATCGAGCCGGTCAGCCCGAGGACGATCATCCGAGCAGGATTCCGCGCAATTCCCCGTCGCGGTCGCGCGGCGGCTCGGCCCCGAAGAACAACGCGAAAGCCACCGCCGCCTGGCCGATCAGCATTTCCAGGCCATCGATCGTCTGGAGTCCCCTGGCCCGCGCCGCCGCCAGCAAACCGGTTTCCAGCGGCGCATAGACGATGTCGTAGACGATGGCGTCCCCCGGCAGCACCGACAGGTCGAGGTCGAGCGGCGGCTGGCCGGTCATGCCCAGGCTGGTCGTATTGACCAGCAGCGCGGAGGGCGGGACGGCGCTGTCCAGCGCGACAGCCTGCCCATCGAGTCCGAAGGAGGACAACAGCGCCGCGCCCTTTTCCACATTCCGGTTGAGCAACGTCACCGGCCCCACCCCGATTCCGGCCAACGCGAACAGCACCGCGCGCGCCGCGCCCCCTGCCCCGATCACCGTCACCGGCTTGCCCGCCAGATCGAACGGGTTCAGCGGCGCGGCGAACCCGGCTGCATCGGTGTTGGTACCGACCAGCACGCCATCCTCGGCGCGGATCGCGGTGTTGATCGCCCCGATCGCCGCGCGAACACCCCCATGATCCTCGACATGCGCCAGCGCATCGACCTTGTGCGGCACGGTGATGTTGCATCCGCGCCATGCCGGATCGTCCCTCCGCCCGGCGAAATAGTGGGGCAGCGCGTCGGGCGTGACATGGGTGGCGCGGTAATCGGCGTCGATCCCCAACGCCTCCAGCCAGAAACCGTGAATGCGCGGCGACTTGCTATGGCTGATCGGGTCGCCGATCACCTCGGCATAGGGTCTGGTCATCAGGCGGGCATCCAGCCGCGTTCGCGCAGATAACCCAGCACGGGCAGCAGCGGCATGCCGAGAATGGTGAAATGGCTCCCCTCGATCCGCGAGAAAAGCTGCACCCCCGGTCCCTCGATGCGGAAACAGCCGACGCACCCGGCAATCTCGGGCCACTCCCGGTCCAGATAGGAGTCGATGAAGGCGGAGGAGAGCGGACGGACATGCAGCCTGGCGCGCTCGACATGCCGCCAGACGGGGTGGCCATGTTCGGCGATGACGGCGGCGCTCCACAATTCGTGGCTGCCGCCGCTCATCCGCGTCAGATGCTCGGCGGCCTGTTCGCGACTCTCGGGCTTGTCGAGCAGCGTGCCGTCGGCGAGCGCCACGATCGAATCCGACCCCAGCACCGGCACCGGCCCGGCATTCGCCGACACCTTCACCGCCTTCATCTCGGCCAGCGCATCGGACAGGTCGCGCGGGGACGAGCCCGCCATCGCGGCCTTGACGCCGGCTTCGTCCACACGGGCGGGCAGCGCTTCATAGGCGACACCGGCGGCGTCGAGCATCGCCCGGCGCGAGGCGCTTTGCGAGGCGAGGATGATCATGCGTCGGACTTTCTTTGATTCACGAGGGAGATGATCGCCGCCGCCGTCTCCTCGATCGAGCGGCGGGTGACGTCGATCACCGGCCAGTCATTGTCGGCGAACATCCGCCTGGCGAAGGTGAGTTCGCGGTTCACCGCCTCCTGCTCGACATAATCGGTGTCGGGGGCCTGGTTGAGCGACAGCAGCCGGTTGCGCCGGATCGCGATCAGCCGGTCGGCGCTGGTGGTCAGCCCCACGACCAGCGGCTTTTTCAGGCTGAACAGAAAGGGGGGCGGGGGGCTTTCGACCACGATCGGGATATTGGCGGTCTTGTACCCGCGATTGGCCAGATAGATGGAGGTCGGCGTCTTGGACGAGCGGCTGACCCCCGCCAGCACGATATCGGCCTCTTCCCATTCCTCCCAGCCGATGCCGTCGTCATGCGCGATGGTGAACTGGATCGCATCGACCCGCGCGAAATAGGCGGCGTCGAGGACATGCTGGCGACCGGGCCGCATCTTGGCCGCGACGCCCAGCAGCCCCGACAGCGCGGCATTGACCGGGTCGAGCGGCGCGACGGTGGGCAGGCCCAGCGCATGGCACCGGCTCTCCAGCACGCGCCGCGTCGTCGGGTTGACCAGCGTATAGATGACCAGCCCCGGATTCTGCGCGATCTCCTGAAGGATGCGCTCCAGATGGCTCTCGGTCCGGACCATCGGCCAGAAATGCCGGACGGTTTCCACATCGTCATATTGCGCGAGCGCCGCCTTGGCGATGTTCTCCAGCGTCTCGCCGGTGGAATCGGACAGGAGGTGCAGGTGGAGCCGCGTCGTCATGACCGGCCTAATGACTCTGTGGATAACATGTCGCGAATCGGTAGCGTAACTTTGCCGACCGGCCAAGCGGCGGACCGGCGGTGGATAACGACCGATTCGTCCACAATGAATCTCACAGGCGCGATTCTTTTCCACAGCCTGTGAGTTACGGGGGCGATGAATCCGAATCCCGTTGAATCGGCGGTTCCCGATGAGTCAACATGTTGGCATATCGGGGAGAGCCGCATAATCCCGACAACCAACGTGCCAACCACTTCAACAATCCATTCTTAGAATCTTCTTTAATAGAAGAAGGGGGGTCTCCTGACCGACGTTT
This window harbors:
- the coaE gene encoding dephospho-CoA kinase (Dephospho-CoA kinase (CoaE) performs the final step in coenzyme A biosynthesis.), with the protein product MIVLGLTGSIGMGKSTVAQMFRDEGVPVFDADACVHRLQGPGGKLVAAIESAFPGTTGPDGVNRTALGQAVLGDDSAMRRLEGIVHPAVQAERAAFLAAHADAPLVVLDIPLLFETGGDKTVDKVLVVSAERTVQEARVLARPNMNSTKFQAIIARQMPDAEKRTRADHVIATDIPLAETRQQVRRLIACMRASEGR
- a CDS encoding MmcB family DNA repair protein, whose protein sequence is MLDMPPASCVEDPDSPLCAADVARGVTRMLLRHDLIAIPEVSLDGGRRADLMALDARGGVVVVEIKVSRADMLGDGKWPDYLAHCDRFYWAVPAGFDWSPLESAAFLPERTGIIVADRYDAAIVREAHSVPLPVHIRKKATLNFARRAGRRMIGLTDPDAGM
- the aroE gene encoding shikimate dehydrogenase is translated as MTRPYAEVIGDPISHSKSPRIHGFWLEALGIDADYRATHVTPDALPHYFAGRRDDPAWRGCNITVPHKVDALAHVEDHGGVRAAIGAINTAIRAEDGVLVGTNTDAAGFAAPLNPFDLAGKPVTVIGAGGAARAVLFALAGIGVGPVTLLNRNVEKGAALLSSFGLDGQAVALDSAVPPSALLVNTTSLGMTGQPPLDLDLSVLPGDAIVYDIVYAPLETGLLAAARARGLQTIDGLEMLIGQAAVAFALFFGAEPPRDRDGELRGILLG
- the dnaQ gene encoding DNA polymerase III subunit epsilon, coding for MREIVFDTETTGFKFSEGDRLVEIGCVELVNRVETGRTYHAYFNPERSMPAEAQAVHGLSDAFLKDKPVFAEGVAEFLDFIGDAPLIAHNATFDFGFINGELGALGFPPVDEKTRMIDTLAIARSKHPGAKHTLDALCSRYGIDRSHRVLHGALLDAQLLAQVYVELMGGRQIGLGLLAETVGEAGPVIVARAPAKVRPPRIFRPSEAELAAHAAFLKGIADPIWGAEASG
- a CDS encoding DUF1491 family protein, with protein sequence MNGRLPTGMLVTALLRRMNDSGGMGMVLAKGDAQAGGLLVIAIGPDRTERVLERGIGPDGRIALIDSTPREDVAGYWQRRRSRDPDLWVVELDGAAAERFTAETILND
- a CDS encoding nucleoside triphosphate pyrophosphatase → MIILASQSASRRAMLDAAGVAYEALPARVDEAGVKAAMAGSSPRDLSDALAEMKAVKVSANAGPVPVLGSDSIVALADGTLLDKPESREQAAEHLTRMSGGSHELWSAAVIAEHGHPVWRHVERARLHVRPLSSAFIDSYLDREWPEIAGCVGCFRIEGPGVQLFSRIEGSHFTILGMPLLPVLGYLRERGWMPA
- a CDS encoding pyruvate, water dikinase regulatory protein, with translation MTTRLHLHLLSDSTGETLENIAKAALAQYDDVETVRHFWPMVRTESHLERILQEIAQNPGLVIYTLVNPTTRRVLESRCHALGLPTVAPLDPVNAALSGLLGVAAKMRPGRQHVLDAAYFARVDAIQFTIAHDDGIGWEEWEEADIVLAGVSRSSKTPTSIYLANRGYKTANIPIVVESPPPPFLFSLKKPLVVGLTTSADRLIAIRRNRLLSLNQAPDTDYVEQEAVNRELTFARRMFADNDWPVIDVTRRSIEETAAAIISLVNQRKSDA
- a CDS encoding PTS sugar transporter subunit IIA, which codes for MNDFSDLLRHETVLAGVSASNKKLLFQTLATAAADAAGQDAKLLADVLTEREKLGSTGFGGGVAIPHGKVAGLDQIIGVFARLAQPVDFQAVDDMPVDLVFAMFSPADAGSAHLKALARVSRRLRDKGFVAKLRGAGSPDAIWALLTQDEARDAAA
- a CDS encoding cell wall hydrolase; the protein is MALSLAGLLATSTPSLANVAANAAGGAAPVTTMAVSGINAADLPMVPMSARATMSPLPNFSEVSEADTDEDGDFESLAEAVAAQDDMASSEELRCLAGAIYFESQGEPLSGQLAVAQVILNRTKSGRFPTGVCDVIKQRGQFSFVRHGEIPSVSPSRSAYRTAVAVAKVALAQAWDSTAGKALYFNTPGNRPGVRVQKVAAIGNHIFYR
- a CDS encoding PaaI family thioesterase, whose amino-acid sequence is MTPRPEGEAAHFRALETLYAEAPINRLFVSTLEIPEPGVARIRFMVDERHYHAAGAAHGTSYFKMLDDAAFYACNSLVTDRFLLTTQFNLLLTRPIKAGEVMAEGRWVSGRRRVFVADARLIDASGEEVARGTGTFMRSQIALSGLPGYRTA
- a CDS encoding glycoside hydrolase yields the protein MKNARKRCIGRAAMASLILLCGATVTSGAAAQASPVADRSVPVTLRPAIDRPSTVFEGWGTALAWFAHVTGGWPESERTRLADLFYGPDGLGWTIARYNIGGGNAADTPPYMKVGRAVPGFWRQPAGATGKDWWRAENPAMWDWAQDANQRWWLDAITARVKQPIFEAFSNSPPWFMTVSGRVSGAEKGTDDNLRPGQEQAFATYLVRVTDELQRRHKLRFRTLSPVNEPNTDYWFTANTQEGAHWSPTRQAQMIDATAAALKAKGLSTVIAAPDETASHLFVEDWAAYPPATRAAIGQLNVHSYGTVHQTAVRDIARASGIRLWMSENDTPLSRDPEDFTGMATPLAFAEHVVGDLKRLEPAAWVFWQAIEDLSARKGEKGSNWGIIKADLMGAPDQPHAIHVTGKYWAMAQFSRYIRPGDRLVPVDDMDTAGALSPDGRRLVLVHVNPGLSSRPLSIAVPGRWQKRMIVTDAEHKAAAVAGEVAPPRSIVTLILTR